A stretch of Sphingomonas sp. JUb134 DNA encodes these proteins:
- a CDS encoding pyruvate dehydrogenase complex E1 component subunit beta — MAIELKMPALSPTMEEGTLAKWLVKEGDVVKSGDIMAEIETDKATMEFEAVDEGTIAKILVTEGTDNVKVGTVIALIAGEGEDVAEAANASQTSTGAAAGSKPAEGEGGVQTPSDQRTEAVSDAPKAQETGTTQLVNAVEQTSTDPEVPEGTEMVKVTVREALRDAMAEEMRADGRVFVMGEEVAEYQGAYKVTQGLLEEFGPKRVIDTPITEYGFAGVGTGAAMGGLKPIVEFMTFNFAMQAIDHIINSAAKTNYMSGGQMRCPIVFRGPNGAASRVGAQHSQNYGPWYASVPGLVVIAPYDAADAKGLLKAAIRSEDPVVFLENELMYGRTFEVPKLDDYVLPIGKARIMRQGKDVTIVSYSIGVGVALEAAEKLAGEGIEAEVIDLRTLRPLDTKTVLASLKKTNRLVVVEEGWPVCSIASEIAAVVMEQGFDDLDAPVLRVTNEDVPLPYAANLEKLALVTADRVVETVKKVTYKG; from the coding sequence ATGGCGATCGAACTGAAGATGCCGGCGCTGTCGCCCACGATGGAAGAGGGCACGCTGGCGAAGTGGCTGGTCAAGGAAGGTGACGTCGTCAAATCCGGCGACATCATGGCCGAGATCGAGACCGACAAGGCGACCATGGAATTCGAGGCCGTCGACGAAGGCACGATCGCCAAGATTCTGGTCACCGAGGGCACCGACAATGTGAAGGTCGGCACCGTGATCGCGCTGATCGCGGGTGAGGGCGAGGACGTGGCCGAAGCCGCCAACGCGTCGCAGACCTCCACCGGTGCGGCCGCAGGCTCCAAGCCGGCCGAGGGCGAGGGCGGCGTGCAGACACCGTCCGACCAGCGCACCGAAGCCGTTTCGGACGCGCCCAAGGCGCAGGAGACCGGCACGACCCAGCTCGTCAACGCCGTCGAGCAGACGTCGACCGATCCCGAAGTGCCGGAAGGCACTGAGATGGTGAAGGTGACGGTCCGTGAAGCGCTGCGCGACGCGATGGCCGAGGAAATGCGCGCCGACGGCCGCGTGTTCGTGATGGGCGAGGAAGTCGCCGAGTACCAGGGCGCCTACAAGGTGACCCAGGGCCTGCTCGAGGAATTCGGTCCCAAGCGCGTCATCGACACGCCGATCACCGAATACGGCTTTGCCGGCGTCGGCACCGGTGCGGCCATGGGCGGCTTGAAGCCGATCGTCGAGTTCATGACGTTCAACTTCGCCATGCAGGCGATCGACCACATCATCAACTCGGCCGCCAAGACCAACTACATGTCCGGCGGCCAGATGCGCTGCCCGATCGTGTTCCGTGGCCCCAACGGCGCTGCCAGCCGTGTCGGCGCGCAGCACTCGCAGAACTATGGCCCGTGGTACGCCAGCGTTCCCGGCCTGGTCGTGATCGCGCCCTATGACGCGGCCGATGCCAAGGGCCTGCTGAAGGCGGCGATCCGTTCGGAAGACCCGGTCGTGTTCCTCGAGAACGAGCTGATGTACGGCCGCACCTTCGAGGTGCCCAAGCTTGACGACTATGTCCTGCCGATCGGCAAGGCGCGCATCATGCGCCAGGGCAAGGACGTGACGATCGTGTCCTACTCGATCGGCGTGGGCGTCGCGCTGGAAGCAGCCGAGAAGCTGGCGGGCGAGGGCATAGAGGCGGAGGTCATCGACCTGCGCACGCTGCGTCCGCTTGACACCAAGACGGTTCTCGCAAGCCTGAAGAAGACCAACCGCCTGGTGGTGGTCGAGGAAGGCTGGCCCGTCTGCTCGATCGCGAGCGAAATCGCTGCGGTCGTGATGGAGCAGGGCTTCGACGACCTCGACGCGCCGGTGCTGCGCGTGACCAACGAGGACGTGCCGCTTCCCTATGCGGCGAACCTCGAGAAGCTGGCGCTCGTCACCGCCGACCGCGTGGTCGAGACGGTGAAGAAGGTGACCTACAAGGGTTGA
- a CDS encoding TadE/TadG family type IV pilus assembly protein encodes MRLTPSRKPRHTPAAVAADVRGVALLEFALSLPLLLTVTLYGVETANLAIAKMRVNQIASTIADNAARVRDDIDERDVNELLLGANLLGGGIDFGPRGRVVVSSVSPNGLSGSQAGQWIRWQRCTGALNTAESQPRYGREGTGKTTGSLKFIGSSTRSIAASSTTNLILAEVTYRYKPIVSETLFGPMVLRSETAFSVRERRTEDIQSATGVTPSVCTVYSAT; translated from the coding sequence ATGCGACTGACGCCATCCCGGAAACCGCGGCACACTCCCGCCGCTGTCGCGGCCGACGTCCGCGGCGTAGCGCTCCTGGAGTTCGCGCTGTCGCTGCCCTTGCTGCTGACGGTCACCCTCTATGGCGTGGAGACTGCGAATCTCGCGATTGCTAAGATGCGGGTGAACCAGATCGCCAGCACGATCGCCGACAATGCGGCGCGCGTCCGCGACGATATCGATGAACGCGATGTCAATGAGCTGCTGCTCGGCGCCAACCTGCTTGGCGGCGGGATCGACTTCGGCCCGCGCGGGCGCGTCGTCGTTTCCAGCGTGTCCCCAAACGGGCTCAGCGGCAGCCAAGCAGGCCAATGGATCCGCTGGCAACGATGCACCGGGGCACTGAACACCGCCGAGTCCCAACCGCGCTACGGCAGGGAAGGAACGGGCAAGACTACGGGCAGCCTGAAGTTCATCGGGAGCAGCACGCGTTCGATTGCCGCCAGCAGCACCACCAACCTGATCCTGGCCGAAGTGACTTACCGCTATAAGCCCATTGTTTCGGAGACATTGTTCGGACCGATGGTCCTTCGCTCAGAGACGGCCTTCTCCGTCCGCGAACGGCGGACCGAAGATATCCAGAGCGCTACCGGCGTGACGCCGAGCGTCTGCACCGTCTACTCGGCGACGTGA
- a CDS encoding TadE/TadG family type IV pilus assembly protein, with translation MSATRSRLALASDRRGATIVEFALVTPILLLVLMAALEFGYQGYINAMVQGAMTKAARLATVGGRTSADVEKMIKDEVGQVVDRQYISVETRSYYNFSNVGSAEKITQDTDPKTVYNKGDCYEDANNNGQYDTSLGSAGLGTADDITYYKVTANYPNLTPISRFASWVGRRSVSATIALRNQPFTSRAAATIRCD, from the coding sequence GTGAGCGCGACCCGCTCTCGTCTGGCGTTGGCTTCGGATCGACGCGGTGCGACGATCGTGGAGTTCGCGCTGGTGACCCCGATCCTTCTGCTCGTCCTGATGGCCGCGCTCGAGTTCGGGTATCAGGGCTATATCAACGCGATGGTACAAGGGGCGATGACCAAGGCCGCTCGCCTGGCGACCGTTGGCGGCCGGACCTCCGCCGACGTGGAGAAGATGATCAAGGACGAGGTCGGGCAAGTCGTGGATCGACAATACATCTCGGTTGAGACCCGAAGCTATTACAACTTCTCCAATGTCGGGTCCGCAGAAAAGATCACTCAGGATACGGATCCGAAGACGGTGTACAATAAGGGTGATTGCTACGAAGACGCCAACAACAATGGCCAGTATGACACGTCCTTGGGCTCCGCGGGCTTGGGAACCGCAGACGATATCACCTACTACAAGGTTACCGCCAATTATCCGAACCTGACGCCGATCTCCCGTTTCGCCAGCTGGGTAGGCAGGCGATCGGTCTCGGCGACGATCGCCCTGCGCAACCAGCCCTTCACCTCGCGCGCTGCGGCAACCATCCGATGCGACTGA